The proteins below are encoded in one region of Prevotella melaninogenica ATCC 25845:
- a CDS encoding diaminopimelate decarboxylase, giving the protein MEKIKLHTPCFILDEQDVAHNICEFKTALSTYFAKSIIGYSVKTNSLPYILKIAKDNGCYAEVVSYHEYQLALKVGFQKDHIIYNGPMKSKETFLDAIKHRAIVNIETWREVDWLDDLPKDQVYEIGIRININTSLVSPEDEDHPEDDSRFGFSFESGELDKVINLILKKNNIKIVGIHSHREPKTRSVRFYERVICYVQEIILKYNLSLKYWDLGGGFFGCMPNKPTYDEYSKAFFNALDVKLRDITFIVEPGNAIVASGFDYVAEVIDIKDHDGKTYVCTDGTRNDIDPFFRKSDYFKEFCCQGDISVFSQLPQVVSGLTCLEYDRMFTIPAGERKLNIGDRVIFHRVGAYTMSLTPLFIHYFPTIYLKDSKGHLFVIREEWCEDEFIQKSKY; this is encoded by the coding sequence ATGGAAAAAATTAAATTACATACCCCTTGTTTTATACTTGATGAACAAGATGTAGCTCATAATATTTGTGAGTTCAAAACAGCGTTAAGTACTTACTTTGCAAAGAGTATTATAGGGTATTCTGTGAAGACTAATTCTTTACCTTACATATTAAAAATAGCAAAGGATAATGGTTGTTATGCAGAGGTTGTATCATACCACGAGTATCAACTTGCCTTAAAGGTAGGATTTCAGAAGGATCATATTATATATAATGGTCCTATGAAATCAAAAGAAACTTTTCTTGATGCCATCAAGCATCGGGCAATAGTGAATATTGAGACATGGAGAGAAGTAGATTGGTTAGATGATTTGCCTAAGGATCAAGTGTATGAAATTGGTATTAGAATAAATATTAATACTTCTCTCGTATCTCCTGAAGATGAAGATCATCCAGAAGATGATAGTCGATTTGGCTTTTCTTTTGAATCAGGTGAATTGGATAAAGTCATCAATTTAATTCTCAAAAAGAATAATATAAAGATTGTTGGTATTCATTCCCATAGAGAGCCTAAAACGAGAAGTGTGAGGTTTTATGAAAGAGTTATATGTTATGTACAAGAAATAATTCTTAAATATAATCTTTCTCTCAAATATTGGGACTTGGGTGGAGGTTTCTTTGGGTGTATGCCTAACAAGCCTACTTATGATGAGTACTCTAAAGCATTTTTTAATGCTTTAGATGTTAAATTACGTGATATTACTTTTATTGTTGAGCCAGGTAACGCTATCGTCGCTTCTGGTTTTGACTATGTTGCAGAAGTTATAGATATAAAGGATCATGATGGTAAAACATATGTCTGTACAGATGGAACACGTAATGATATAGATCCTTTTTTTCGTAAATCAGATTATTTTAAAGAGTTTTGCTGTCAAGGTGATATTTCTGTTTTTAGTCAATTACCACAGGTTGTAAGTGGCTTAACTTGTCTAGAGTATGACAGAATGTTTACAATCCCTGCAGGAGAGAGGAAACTTAACATTGGTGATCGAGTGATTTTTCATAGGGTAGGTGCCTATACAATGAGTTTAACACCTTTATTTATTCATTATTTTCCAACGATTTATTTAAAAGATTCTAAAGGTCATTTATTCGTAATCCGTGAAGAATGGTGTGAGGATGAATTTATTCAAAAATCAAAATATTAA
- a CDS encoding glycosyltransferase family 4 protein gives MKDIQRKKLIRVTTADISLNSLLKGQLNFLNQYFEVIGVAKDTGVLKVVSEREGIRVVDAPLERPISLVKDIKGLWFLYRLFRKEKPWCVHANTPKGSLLAMIAAWFAGVPHRVYTVTGLRYQGAHGVLRKILKTMERLSCLFATNVIPEGKGVLQCLKRDNITKKALQVIHYGNINGKDTEFFSRDNTIQTASLKLADKQIHLRNLSEKEARSLVRSELGFSNNDFIFVFIGRLVNDKGLGELADAIRKLEDEKFEIKLLLIGEIDGEDDALAKDKLNYLMQSKNVKYIGVQSDIRPYLMASDVLVFPSYREGFPNVPLEAGALGLPAIVTNINGSNEIIEDGVNGKIIQAPLDNKGVRVNDITIELYTMIKWFYYHPEEVKRMGENARPIICERYEQQNVWKALLKFYNDL, from the coding sequence TTGAAAGATATTCAAAGAAAGAAATTAATTCGCGTTACAACTGCGGACATATCTTTAAATAGTTTGCTAAAAGGGCAACTGAATTTTTTGAACCAATACTTTGAGGTTATTGGCGTTGCAAAAGATACAGGTGTTCTGAAGGTAGTTAGTGAACGAGAGGGAATCCGTGTTGTGGATGCTCCGTTAGAACGTCCTATAAGTTTAGTGAAAGATATAAAGGGCTTGTGGTTCTTGTATCGTCTATTCCGTAAGGAGAAGCCATGGTGTGTACATGCTAATACTCCTAAGGGAAGCCTTTTGGCAATGATAGCTGCATGGTTTGCTGGTGTACCCCATAGAGTCTATACCGTTACGGGTTTGCGTTATCAGGGTGCTCATGGAGTTTTAAGGAAGATTCTTAAGACTATGGAGCGCTTGTCATGTCTTTTTGCTACAAATGTTATTCCAGAAGGAAAAGGGGTATTGCAATGTTTAAAACGTGATAATATTACTAAAAAGGCACTGCAGGTAATTCATTATGGCAATATTAATGGAAAGGATACAGAATTCTTCAGTCGTGACAATACAATACAAACTGCTTCTTTAAAGCTAGCTGATAAGCAGATTCACTTACGTAATTTATCAGAGAAAGAGGCAAGAAGTCTAGTCCGCAGTGAATTGGGTTTTTCTAATAATGATTTTATTTTTGTATTTATTGGAAGATTAGTTAACGATAAGGGTTTAGGAGAGTTAGCTGATGCTATACGTAAATTAGAAGATGAAAAATTTGAGATAAAGCTATTATTAATAGGTGAAATTGATGGTGAAGATGATGCGTTGGCAAAAGATAAACTTAATTATCTCATGCAGTCAAAGAACGTTAAATACATAGGTGTACAATCAGATATTCGCCCTTATTTAATGGCAAGTGATGTCCTTGTTTTTCCATCTTATCGTGAAGGATTCCCAAATGTTCCGCTTGAGGCAGGAGCTCTTGGATTACCTGCAATTGTCACTAATATCAATGGATCTAATGAGATAATAGAAGATGGAGTGAATGGTAAAATAATACAAGCACCTTTGGATAACAAAGGAGTGCGTGTAAATGATATTACCATTGAACTTTATACTATGATTAAGTGGTTTTATTACCATCCAGAAGAGGTGAAAAGAATGGGAGAGAATGCTCGACCTATAATTTGTGAGCGATATGAACAACAGAATGTTTGGAAAGCATTACTTAAATTTTATAATGATCTTTGA
- a CDS encoding glycosyltransferase family 2 protein — MVERMITVFTPTYNRADLLHRLYDTLILQTYKNFEWIIVDDGSKDNTKDVVSSFVKEGKLNIHYVQQENGGKHRAINTGVGLAKGELFFILDSDDILPNNALELVVETYQPIKHDISFAGVSGIDGYFDGRIIGSGLPDDSIDCNSVDIRYKFHVTGDMKEVFRTSVMKEFPFPDIEGEKFCPEALVWNRIAQKYKLRYFNQIIYKVEYQPEGITSNIVKVRMKSPITSMMCYAEMLELNIPFKDKFKAAANYWRFRLCYNGNGSYPKVSGLWNAVAPLGWLMHLNDIRVIKRQL, encoded by the coding sequence ATGGTTGAAAGAATGATAACAGTTTTTACCCCAACATATAATCGTGCAGACCTTTTGCACCGTTTATATGACACTTTAATTCTTCAAACATATAAGAATTTTGAATGGATTATAGTAGATGATGGTTCTAAGGATAATACTAAAGACGTTGTTAGTTCCTTTGTAAAGGAAGGGAAGTTAAATATACATTATGTGCAGCAAGAGAATGGTGGAAAGCATAGGGCTATTAATACTGGCGTTGGATTAGCTAAAGGAGAACTCTTCTTTATTTTAGACAGTGATGATATCCTTCCTAATAATGCTTTAGAACTGGTAGTTGAAACTTATCAACCTATTAAACATGATATATCTTTTGCTGGTGTGTCAGGCATAGATGGATATTTTGATGGACGTATAATAGGTAGTGGGCTTCCTGATGACTCTATAGATTGCAATTCTGTTGATATTCGATATAAGTTTCATGTAACAGGAGATATGAAAGAAGTCTTTCGTACTTCTGTAATGAAAGAGTTCCCCTTCCCAGATATAGAAGGAGAAAAGTTTTGTCCAGAGGCATTGGTATGGAATCGTATCGCTCAAAAATATAAATTACGTTATTTCAATCAGATAATATACAAAGTGGAGTATCAACCAGAAGGAATAACTTCTAATATAGTTAAAGTTAGGATGAAAAGTCCAATTACCTCTATGATGTGTTATGCAGAAATGTTAGAGCTTAACATTCCATTTAAAGATAAGTTTAAAGCTGCTGCTAACTATTGGAGATTTCGTTTGTGTTATAATGGAAATGGTAGTTATCCGAAGGTTTCTGGACTATGGAATGCTGTAGCACCTTTAGGTTGGTTGATGCATTTGAATGATATACGTGTAATTAAAAGACAGTTATGA
- a CDS encoding NAD-dependent epimerase/dehydratase family protein — MKTVVVFGATGNLGAPICMQLKADGNRVIAVGNRKCDNDFFEGNDIPYYSLDIKKIETFNSLDDIGDIDAVCHFAGSLPSRYDYDPQDLIESITIGTLNVLQFMQKHNCKKIIFPQSPYDLAEHFEGFKNGGKLGADLRRGFPLTGDHAVYAIAKNAAVDLIEHYHASYGINRFILRFFTIYEYHPNAYHYADFKRRMMPFRMLMDRASKSLPIEIWGNYNKKKEMVYIKDFTQLVSNCVASDIEGGIYNVGNGWQVSLEDQIKGIIEVFSPKENPSKIIYVSDKPDPLENAFDATKTFKELNWKPKYSYLEQLKDFKEEMKLNPYEKLWGKPEDYHLDAKR; from the coding sequence ATGAAGACAGTAGTTGTGTTTGGCGCGACTGGTAATCTAGGAGCTCCAATTTGTATGCAGTTGAAAGCGGATGGAAATCGTGTGATAGCTGTTGGTAATAGAAAATGTGATAATGATTTCTTTGAAGGTAATGATATTCCATATTATTCTTTGGATATAAAGAAAATAGAAACCTTTAATTCATTAGATGATATAGGAGATATTGATGCTGTATGCCATTTTGCTGGTAGTTTACCATCACGTTATGACTATGACCCACAAGATTTGATAGAATCTATAACAATTGGAACTCTCAATGTGTTACAGTTTATGCAGAAGCATAATTGTAAGAAAATTATATTCCCACAGAGTCCATATGACTTAGCTGAACATTTTGAAGGATTTAAAAATGGAGGTAAGTTAGGGGCAGATTTGCGAAGAGGATTTCCTCTGACAGGAGACCATGCTGTTTATGCTATAGCTAAAAATGCTGCTGTAGATTTGATAGAGCATTATCATGCTTCTTATGGGATAAATAGATTTATCTTGAGATTTTTCACAATATATGAGTATCATCCTAATGCATATCACTATGCTGATTTTAAGCGAAGAATGATGCCTTTTAGAATGTTGATGGATAGAGCTTCAAAAAGTTTACCTATTGAAATTTGGGGAAATTATAACAAGAAGAAGGAGATGGTCTATATTAAAGACTTCACACAACTTGTTTCTAATTGTGTCGCTTCTGATATAGAAGGAGGTATATATAATGTTGGAAATGGTTGGCAAGTTTCTCTTGAGGATCAGATTAAGGGTATAATTGAGGTGTTCTCTCCAAAAGAGAATCCTTCTAAAATTATTTATGTTAGTGATAAACCAGATCCATTGGAAAATGCATTTGATGCTACAAAGACATTTAAAGAACTTAACTGGAAGCCAAAATACTCATATTTAGAGCAGCTAAAGGATTTTAAAGAAGAGATGAAATTGAATCCTTATGAAAAGTTATGGGGTAAACCAGAAGACTATCATTTAGACGCAAAAAGATAA
- a CDS encoding ATP-grasp domain-containing protein: protein MKNIMFCSCGRRVQLFKFLKDSLGDSCKIIATDNQSIAPALYAADEHYLTPRIDDPNYINTILKITKDNDVKAITTLIDPEIELLAKNRDRFEAEGIIVLAPSKETAAYCFDKYEMFRYLEKNNIRTVLTYDSLEHFKTGYKNNEITFPVFIKPRTGSGSVGIHKCITMNELENYFSEGKFDYIIQEFMDCEDCDADVYIDCYSHKPVAAFSKNKLETKIGGASKTISFKDQKLFDFIEEICQVLEFNGPVDMDFWYKDGQYYLSEVNPRFGGAYLHAYGAGVDFFKLIQNNMEGKVNESIIGKYDDGVLMMMYDSVVIVSKDELVK from the coding sequence ATGAAGAATATTATGTTTTGCAGTTGTGGACGTCGTGTACAACTGTTCAAGTTTTTAAAAGATTCATTAGGTGATAGTTGTAAGATTATAGCAACTGATAATCAAAGCATAGCTCCTGCATTATATGCTGCTGATGAACATTATTTGACACCACGTATAGATGATCCTAATTATATTAATACTATCTTGAAGATTACAAAAGATAATGATGTAAAGGCTATTACAACATTGATAGATCCTGAGATAGAGTTACTTGCAAAGAATAGAGATAGATTTGAAGCTGAGGGTATTATTGTATTAGCACCTTCTAAAGAAACAGCTGCATATTGTTTTGATAAGTATGAGATGTTCCGTTATCTTGAAAAGAACAATATTCGTACAGTTCTTACTTATGATAGCTTAGAGCATTTCAAGACAGGGTATAAGAACAATGAAATAACTTTCCCTGTATTTATTAAGCCTAGAACAGGTAGTGGAAGTGTAGGTATTCACAAATGTATTACGATGAATGAACTTGAAAATTATTTTTCAGAGGGTAAGTTTGATTATATAATTCAGGAGTTCATGGACTGTGAAGATTGTGATGCAGATGTTTATATTGACTGTTACAGCCATAAACCTGTTGCTGCATTCTCTAAGAATAAACTTGAAACCAAAATTGGAGGTGCAAGTAAGACAATTTCTTTTAAAGATCAAAAATTGTTTGATTTTATTGAAGAAATATGTCAGGTGTTAGAATTTAATGGCCCTGTAGATATGGATTTCTGGTACAAAGATGGTCAGTATTATTTGAGCGAAGTTAATCCTCGTTTTGGTGGTGCTTATCTTCATGCTTATGGGGCTGGAGTTGATTTCTTCAAGTTGATTCAAAATAATATGGAAGGAAAAGTTAACGAAAGTATTATAGGTAAGTATGATGATGGTGTTTTAATGATGATGTATGACAGTGTTGTTATTGTTAGCAAGGATGAACTTGTAAAATAG
- a CDS encoding sugar-transfer associated ATP-grasp domain-containing protein: protein MELKTYFSYFSKTNRLLKKIHEKEGLSLIYLWIDSSWCFIRYGCTSRQYVHGSFYRYRTFQRRRILTMRGLFRLIHTVNNKEYIPLLEDKEKFNQYFCNYVHRKWIVSKSMTLKDFKELYVASNGLIVKPLSGTEGGGIYRIDTSSVQDDKINNLFTKIKSENVIIEQLIQQHPDMFFGSTSVNTLRVMTIMNKQSHQVKVFKAVLRAGTGDAVVDNYHAGGYAYEIDLKTGCVCSKGVSANGSGNILHPGTNICMLGFQIPHWSQVMHDCINAHMLLPQCRFISWDVAITREGTEFVEGNHNGDYDMIEFIGSNMYWPLLKKYL from the coding sequence ATGGAATTGAAAACTTATTTTTCGTATTTTAGTAAAACGAATCGATTACTCAAAAAAATCCATGAAAAGGAGGGGCTTTCCTTAATTTATTTGTGGATTGATAGTTCTTGGTGTTTTATTCGTTATGGTTGTACTTCACGACAATATGTACATGGTTCCTTTTATAGATATAGAACTTTTCAGCGTCGCAGAATATTGACAATGAGAGGACTCTTTCGTTTGATACATACTGTAAATAATAAAGAATATATCCCTTTATTAGAAGACAAAGAGAAATTTAACCAGTATTTCTGTAATTATGTTCACAGGAAATGGATAGTTTCTAAGTCAATGACTCTTAAGGACTTTAAAGAATTATATGTTGCAAGCAATGGTCTTATTGTGAAGCCTCTCTCTGGTACGGAAGGTGGTGGAATTTACAGAATTGACACCTCTTCAGTACAAGACGATAAGATAAATAATCTTTTTACAAAGATTAAATCCGAAAATGTAATCATAGAACAACTAATTCAGCAACACCCTGATATGTTCTTTGGTAGTACATCTGTTAATACCTTACGTGTAATGACTATAATGAATAAACAGAGCCATCAGGTGAAAGTTTTTAAGGCTGTACTTCGTGCTGGAACAGGTGATGCTGTTGTTGATAATTATCATGCGGGTGGATATGCTTACGAAATTGATTTGAAAACAGGCTGTGTTTGTTCTAAAGGTGTTTCTGCTAATGGCTCTGGTAATATATTGCATCCTGGAACTAATATTTGTATGTTGGGATTTCAGATTCCGCATTGGTCTCAAGTCATGCATGATTGTATAAATGCTCACATGTTATTACCACAGTGTCGTTTCATTTCATGGGATGTTGCAATAACAAGGGAAGGAACGGAGTTCGTAGAGGGTAATCATAATGGGGATTATGATATGATAGAATTTATAGGGTCAAATATGTATTGGCCATTATTAAAAAAATATTTGTAG
- a CDS encoding glycosyltransferase family 4 protein, producing MKILQVITSLDMGGAETLVVNLIPRLQALGNTVDLCIFNGKETPLTHRLKKESPQTKIYALGHGVYNPLYILKLIKIMRNYDIVHTHNSSPQLFVAIANLFSHTNLVSTEHNTSNRKRNWMWYRPIESWMYSRYDHVICISKIAEDKLREYMGGDWLVKSSNKYKSITTINNGIDVNIISEAEPCKELLDLKESRKSILMVAGFRKQKNQDTIIRALTLLDKEKYEVWFAGIGERMEEVKQLALSLGVSERVRFLGLRTDIPNVLRAADIIVMSSHWEGLSLSNVEGMSAHKPFIASDVNGLKEVTKGYGILFPHEDAKVLAEEINRLASDEAYYNEIAERCYNRALEFDISNTVSGYADVYKNIFN from the coding sequence ATGAAAATATTACAAGTCATTACATCTTTGGATATGGGTGGGGCTGAAACTTTGGTGGTTAATTTAATACCAAGGTTGCAGGCTTTAGGGAATACTGTGGATTTATGTATCTTTAATGGAAAAGAAACACCATTGACCCATAGATTGAAGAAAGAGAGTCCACAGACAAAGATATATGCGTTAGGACATGGGGTTTATAATCCACTCTATATATTAAAGCTAATAAAGATAATGAGGAATTATGACATTGTTCATACTCATAATTCATCACCACAGCTATTTGTTGCAATTGCCAATTTGTTTAGTCACACGAATCTTGTTTCTACAGAACATAATACTTCTAATCGGAAGCGAAATTGGATGTGGTATCGTCCGATAGAAAGTTGGATGTATAGTAGGTATGACCATGTAATATGTATTAGTAAGATTGCAGAAGACAAACTAAGAGAATATATGGGAGGGGATTGGCTTGTCAAATCATCAAATAAGTATAAGTCTATTACCACAATAAATAATGGAATTGATGTCAATATAATATCAGAAGCTGAACCATGTAAAGAATTATTAGATTTAAAAGAAAGTCGTAAATCTATCTTGATGGTGGCTGGATTTCGTAAACAAAAGAACCAAGATACTATTATTAGGGCTTTAACCTTATTAGATAAAGAAAAATATGAGGTCTGGTTTGCTGGTATAGGTGAACGGATGGAAGAAGTAAAACAATTAGCTCTGTCTTTAGGTGTAAGTGAGAGAGTGAGATTTTTAGGCTTACGTACTGATATTCCAAATGTTCTGAGAGCAGCAGATATTATCGTGATGTCTTCTCATTGGGAAGGATTGAGTCTTAGTAATGTAGAGGGAATGAGTGCACATAAGCCATTTATAGCCTCTGATGTAAATGGTTTGAAAGAGGTTACTAAGGGATATGGCATTCTTTTCCCACATGAGGATGCAAAGGTATTGGCTGAAGAAATTAATCGTTTAGCAAGTGATGAAGCTTATTATAATGAAATAGCTGAACGCTGTTACAATAGAGCTTTAGAGTTTGATATCAGCAATACTGTAAGTGGTTATGCTGATGTTTATAAAAATATCTTTAATTAA
- a CDS encoding aldo/keto reductase family protein codes for MEYVTLNNGVKMPQVGLGTFLIPEDKLIKTIGQAYELGYRQFDTAWRYHNERTIARALKENGIKRSDVFITTKINADALYTSDYKYGLHSFFNRRNGKSIDDVIQESFENLDTEYIDLFLIHWPWPMCGKMYQALEKQYLLGRIKAIGVSNFLPPHIEYLREFSDIVPAVNQFEISSLNTNKGIISYCREKNIAVEAMSTFSHYRSVEPRAEIFNNKILLNIAQRHNRSVVQVVLRWFLQQNIIMIPKTWETKHLKENISIFDFKLSEEEMTSIDTLNEGKFLNYIPLGEQYWLPKKYWNWPGFKEWEKYNSPDSFSEKLKRILRR; via the coding sequence ATGGAATATGTTACTTTAAATAATGGGGTGAAAATGCCGCAGGTAGGACTTGGTACTTTTCTTATTCCTGAAGATAAATTGATAAAGACAATAGGGCAAGCGTATGAATTGGGCTATCGTCAATTTGATACTGCGTGGAGGTACCACAATGAAAGAACTATTGCTCGTGCTCTAAAGGAAAATGGAATCAAAAGGAGTGATGTATTTATTACTACAAAAATTAATGCAGATGCATTATATACATCAGATTATAAATATGGTCTACATAGTTTCTTCAATCGCCGTAATGGCAAGAGTATAGATGATGTTATACAAGAGTCTTTTGAAAATTTAGATACAGAATATATAGATCTTTTTCTTATACATTGGCCATGGCCTATGTGTGGAAAAATGTATCAGGCGTTAGAAAAGCAATATCTTTTAGGTAGAATAAAGGCTATAGGTGTTAGTAATTTTCTTCCACCACACATAGAATACCTCAGAGAATTCTCTGATATAGTACCTGCTGTAAATCAGTTTGAAATAAGTTCTTTGAATACAAATAAAGGTATAATTTCTTATTGTAGAGAAAAGAATATTGCTGTTGAAGCAATGTCAACTTTTAGCCATTATCGGTCAGTAGAGCCAAGAGCAGAGATTTTTAATAATAAAATATTACTTAATATTGCTCAGCGACATAATCGTTCAGTTGTTCAGGTTGTGTTAAGATGGTTTTTACAACAAAATATAATAATGATTCCTAAGACATGGGAGACAAAGCATCTTAAAGAAAACATATCAATATTCGATTTCAAATTGTCAGAAGAAGAGATGACTTCAATTGATACTCTTAATGAAGGTAAATTTCTTAATTATATTCCATTAGGAGAGCAGTATTGGTTACCAAAGAAATATTGGAATTGGCCTGGTTTTAAAGAATGGGAAAAATATAATTCTCCCGATAGTTTTAGTGAAAAATTGAAAAGAATTTTAAGAAGATAG
- a CDS encoding sugar transferase, protein MYQYFFKRCFDIVLSLLAIICISPILIVFSILLYFANNGAGVFFFQPRPGYKGKIFKVIKFKTMNDNKGPDGNLLPDTQRITRIGKFVRNSSIDELPQFFNVLKGDMSLIGPRPLLVKYLPLYTSEQMRRHDVLPGITGWAQCHGRNAMTWKEKFEYDVWYVDHISFVTDMKVIWFSIRAVLCREGINTNNDNVTVTMEEFNGKN, encoded by the coding sequence ATGTATCAGTATTTCTTTAAAAGATGTTTCGACATTGTTTTATCTTTGTTGGCGATTATTTGTATTTCGCCAATACTGATAGTTTTTTCTATTCTCTTGTATTTTGCAAATAATGGTGCAGGCGTTTTCTTTTTTCAGCCCCGTCCAGGATATAAAGGCAAAATTTTTAAGGTAATTAAGTTTAAGACAATGAATGATAATAAAGGACCAGATGGGAATTTATTACCAGATACTCAAAGAATTACTAGAATAGGAAAATTTGTAAGGAATTCTTCTATAGATGAATTACCCCAATTTTTTAATGTTCTTAAAGGAGATATGAGCTTGATAGGACCACGTCCTTTACTTGTTAAATATTTACCTTTATATACAAGTGAACAGATGCGTCGTCATGATGTGCTTCCTGGAATTACGGGCTGGGCACAATGTCATGGTCGTAATGCAATGACATGGAAAGAAAAGTTTGAGTATGATGTTTGGTATGTTGATCATATTTCTTTTGTGACAGATATGAAAGTTATATGGTTTTCTATTAGGGCTGTATTGTGTCGTGAGGGCATTAATACTAATAATGATAATGTGACAGTAACTATGGAAGAATTTAATGGAAAAAATTAA
- a CDS encoding sugar-transfer associated ATP-grasp domain-containing protein, translated as MNATSLISGLKKYYQGVSVIAKKEKINPCTMMIDCIWSWIRYGCVLNQYLDGKFYCRKDFERRRILTYRKWKKIIKNYNDPLYTHYLENKIHFNQFFDNLIGREWLQSTKMTKDEFINFVTRHRRIICKPSSDWEGNGIFVLNVIESEQEAIFEKLKEKDLIIEEYVKQHNKMMFGGHSVNTIRVYTVYDKKTEKAYVFKTSLRVGVGNSIVDNSHSGGQAYEVDIETGYVVSPSWSHNSPDLLIHPGTDIFMLGQLIPFWEEVKNLCCKAADKINQVRYIGWDVAIKEDGPILIEGNHDPDLDLVEFVGQYGYYKQIMKHLNE; from the coding sequence ATGAATGCAACTTCATTAATTTCTGGGCTAAAGAAATATTATCAAGGTGTTTCTGTTATAGCAAAAAAGGAAAAGATTAATCCATGTACAATGATGATTGATTGTATTTGGTCATGGATACGATATGGTTGTGTACTCAATCAGTATCTTGATGGTAAATTTTATTGTAGAAAGGATTTTGAACGACGTCGTATTTTGACATATCGCAAATGGAAAAAAATTATAAAGAATTACAACGACCCTCTTTACACACATTACTTGGAAAATAAAATACATTTTAATCAATTCTTTGATAATCTTATTGGACGCGAATGGTTACAAAGTACGAAAATGACGAAAGATGAATTTATTAACTTTGTAACTCGTCATAGAAGAATCATTTGTAAACCAAGCTCAGATTGGGAAGGAAATGGAATTTTTGTTCTTAATGTTATAGAAAGTGAACAAGAGGCTATTTTTGAAAAGCTAAAAGAGAAAGATCTTATCATAGAAGAATATGTAAAGCAACACAACAAAATGATGTTTGGTGGACATTCTGTTAATACTATTCGTGTTTATACAGTATATGACAAAAAAACGGAAAAGGCTTATGTCTTTAAAACTTCATTGCGTGTAGGTGTTGGAAACTCAATTGTAGATAATAGTCATTCTGGAGGACAAGCGTATGAAGTTGATATTGAGACTGGATATGTTGTTTCTCCTAGTTGGTCACATAATTCACCAGATTTATTGATTCATCCAGGTACCGATATTTTTATGTTGGGTCAATTGATTCCCTTTTGGGAGGAGGTGAAGAATCTTTGTTGTAAAGCAGCAGATAAGATAAATCAAGTTCGCTATATAGGCTGGGATGTCGCAATAAAGGAAGATGGTCCTATTTTAATAGAAGGAAACCATGACCCAGATCTTGATTTAGTAGAATTTGTAGGACAATATGGGTATTATAAACAAATAATGAAACATTTAAATGAATAA